In the Helianthus annuus cultivar XRQ/B chromosome 11, HanXRQr2.0-SUNRISE, whole genome shotgun sequence genome, one interval contains:
- the LOC118484209 gene encoding receptor-like protein kinase FERONIA encodes MELVPHIKDGSCGLERGEDCCTEHTNLVSIIGFSDEKDEKIIITTYDATGSLRQYINSPNLTWKQRLRICVDLAHALSYLHYDEGCDYGIIHCNITSDTILLDENWEAKLSGFEISIKQSVNYKDQVCPCEHTDTMGCVDPAIEKMGGVTHKSDIYSFGLVLFETLCGRKALIQNEADMSLAQLAKYHYEKGTLPDIIHPHLLNQILSLQSFLIYSHVAYSCLSDDRAHRPDMHHIVAKLEKALELQLRRENIVRPFFYFIIYFLAFIVLGW; translated from the exons ATGGAATTAGTACCACATATAAAGGACGGCTCTTGTGGTCTGGAAAGAGGTGAAGATTGCTGCACGGAG CATACAAATCTGGTCTCTATCATTGGGTTCTCTGATGAGAAAGATGAGAAGATCATCATAACCACGTATGACGCCACCGGAAGTCTCAGGCAATATATAAATAGCCCGAATCTTACATGGAAGCAAAGATTGAGGATATGTGTAGATCTGGCTCATGCATTGAGTTACCTTCATTATGACGAGGGATGTGATTATGGTATTATACATTGTAACATAACCAGCGACACAATTCTATTGGATGAGAATTGGGAAGCCAAGCTATCGGGTTTTGAAATTTCCATCAAACAGTCCGTAAACTATAAAGATCAGGTGTGCCCTTGTGAACACACTGACACAATGGGGTGTGTGGACCCAGCAATTGAAAAGATGGGAGGTGTGACCCACAAGTCGGACATCTACTCATTCGGtcttgttttatttgaaacattgTGCGGGAGGAAAGCATTAATTCAGAACGAGGCTGATATGTCTCTAGCTCAGTTAGCCAAGTATCATTATGAAAAGGGAACATTGCCTGATATAATCCATCCTCATCTATTAAATCAAATATTGTCTCTGCAATCATTCCTTATATACTCACATGTAGCATATTCTTGCTTAAGTGATGATCGAGCACACCGCCCAGATATGCACCATATTGTGGCTAAACTTGAGAAAGCATTGGAACTTCAGTTGCGTCGTGAAAATATTGTAAGACCCTTTTTCTATTTTATTATCTATTTTTTGGCATTCATTGTTCTTGGATGGTAA